One window of Leptospira yasudae genomic DNA carries:
- a CDS encoding SpoIIE family protein phosphatase, with product MNPYILIPFSALIINGSLFAYVSALKGKSRTVTLYQRFSLLLSIWHIALILYWSFLPGNWPVIVFKASSFAWIFIGCLFFEFAVQFTGSSYRFLIYFFRGLSLVSFLVTVSTDLVVAGSFRAYWGDVIAAGPLYLPVSNFVIGIPTLGGSLILILNGIRSSNPLLKKQSRLVAYGTIFTYLLSFSTTLLPRYWNPSLTFPPISGSAALIQSICIFIAIQKYGFMDLKLEHIALRLYAEIREGVILLSSKGILLFSNLSARKMLRLPESINTGMAFDLRNYLEDFPADSFFERKEFVNLSVKTEESVPGLHEDFLHVPENKYLEVSSSPIPLSGRSGGKVYILRDITEKKESLEKIRKLLYRLDLDLDLARNIQEKITTHDFPDSPDYKIHSHFQPYVKVGGDILNVIKEKDESLHILFGDVSGHGISAAMVAAMTSIAFGAATGRSDHTDQNLLFIHRLLKDTITLHFLSSVYMRYVPSERKLEYSYGGHHLGLLIRNGVCSFIEGSGGILFAIASPKIQRYEINLLKGDRVLFYSDGLFEVKNREGNILGRNQFLEAVKSLIVDDTSSMIRSILSYSASYGEGEMSDDVTIFCLEVL from the coding sequence ATGAATCCGTATATTCTGATTCCTTTTTCGGCCCTAATCATCAACGGTTCCTTGTTCGCATACGTCAGCGCTCTCAAGGGCAAATCTAGAACCGTAACTTTATACCAAAGATTTTCGCTATTACTTTCGATCTGGCATATCGCGCTGATTCTCTATTGGTCCTTTTTACCGGGTAACTGGCCCGTGATCGTTTTTAAAGCTTCTTCCTTCGCTTGGATTTTTATCGGCTGTTTGTTTTTCGAGTTCGCGGTTCAATTCACCGGATCGTCGTATCGGTTTCTCATTTATTTCTTTCGCGGACTTTCCTTGGTTTCCTTTTTAGTTACGGTCAGCACGGACTTGGTGGTCGCGGGAAGTTTTCGAGCCTATTGGGGAGACGTCATCGCCGCGGGGCCTTTGTATCTTCCCGTAAGCAACTTCGTGATCGGCATACCGACGTTAGGCGGTTCTTTGATCCTGATCCTGAACGGAATCCGTTCCTCCAATCCTCTTTTGAAAAAACAATCGAGGCTGGTGGCGTATGGAACGATCTTTACGTATCTTCTAAGTTTCAGCACGACCCTTTTGCCACGTTATTGGAATCCGTCTTTGACATTTCCTCCGATCAGCGGAAGCGCAGCTCTGATTCAATCGATCTGCATCTTTATCGCGATTCAGAAATACGGCTTTATGGATCTCAAGCTCGAACACATTGCGCTTCGATTGTATGCCGAAATTCGGGAAGGAGTGATTCTTTTATCCTCGAAAGGAATCCTTCTCTTCAGCAATCTTTCGGCGAGAAAGATGCTTCGTCTTCCCGAATCGATCAATACGGGAATGGCGTTCGATCTCAGAAATTATCTCGAAGACTTTCCGGCGGATTCTTTTTTTGAAAGAAAGGAATTCGTCAATCTCAGCGTAAAAACGGAGGAATCCGTTCCCGGTCTTCACGAGGATTTCCTGCACGTTCCCGAAAACAAATACCTGGAAGTTTCCTCTTCTCCGATTCCTTTGTCCGGACGGAGCGGAGGCAAGGTTTACATCCTGCGGGACATCACGGAAAAAAAGGAATCGCTTGAGAAAATTAGAAAATTGTTATATAGACTCGATTTGGATCTGGATCTCGCGAGAAACATTCAGGAAAAGATCACGACCCACGATTTTCCGGATTCTCCCGATTACAAAATCCATTCCCACTTTCAGCCGTATGTAAAGGTGGGAGGCGATATTTTAAACGTCATCAAAGAGAAGGATGAAAGTCTTCATATCCTTTTCGGGGACGTTTCGGGTCACGGTATTTCGGCGGCGATGGTTGCCGCGATGACTTCGATCGCTTTCGGAGCAGCCACCGGAAGAAGCGATCATACGGATCAAAATCTTCTTTTCATTCACAGACTTTTAAAGGATACGATCACGCTGCATTTCCTTTCCTCGGTCTATATGAGATACGTTCCGTCCGAAAGAAAATTAGAATATAGTTATGGAGGACATCACCTCGGCCTGTTGATCCGAAACGGAGTCTGCAGTTTTATCGAAGGTTCGGGGGGAATTCTTTTTGCGATCGCTTCCCCCAAAATCCAAAGATACGAAATCAATCTTCTCAAAGGGGATCGGGTTCTTTTTTATTCGGACGGTTTATTCGAAGTGAAAAACAGGGAAGGAAATATCTTGGGAAGAAATCAGTTCCTCGAAGCGGTCAAGTCTCTGATCGTGGACGATACGAGTTCGATGATCCGTTCCATCCTCTCCTACTCCGCTTCGTACGGAGAAGGAGAAATGTCGGACGACGTTACGATCTTTTGTCTCGAAGTTCTTTAA
- the fliD gene encoding flagellar filament capping protein FliD, with protein sequence MPAFTIPGLSSGQDTNMIVKKLVELEAKPIRRLEQQNSFNKAQVKAWNDLKVVTTDLQNKTRALISFTAPFAMKNIVSEPEGVVSGDASRSASAGKRKIEIKDLATFHQISGEKTDANKQIPAGKFKIFSGDSEKEIEFTGGTIRDLASSIKISAAGLVNTGLVKVDGDNYVLTLTAGLSGKDRKLKFEDANGVLQAANLVGATEPADPPKVIGLLPEADQISVFQPEKYGMAADAKPVYKEENNKKWMEIASVGSFQFGIPTTELKKNTRIELITSTEFAPEDKLELGILYKENDKEKMIFETASKQEGKIVLNLKTFPSGQKAHKILFANSSGKTVLLDSLHVVIPGEFRGAKPAKEIAEAKDAVFLVDGIEVNRPKNEGLTDVLDGVSLNLLKKTEGPVSIDIKTDSDKGLEMIKEFVAAYNSVLKFGKDATAVDKNAQVNDGKDDGGEIGQTFWEGKTKTGLLSGEHTVLRLIAGMKTVASSSYPVSGENPVRMLSDIGISTGSVGSKWADIQDGFLVLDEEKLRVKLAENPDSVRNLFAIDTNSDARMDTGVGVDLLEHVKPYTQYAGGLVSGKVKMLEEQVTDNNKKIKEYENHLVSYEKKLKSKFLYMEQGVGKNKAVGAYLNNNLKGARNE encoded by the coding sequence ATGCCCGCATTTACGATTCCAGGACTCAGTTCCGGACAAGATACGAATATGATCGTAAAGAAATTGGTGGAATTGGAAGCCAAACCGATCCGCCGTCTTGAGCAGCAGAATTCGTTTAACAAAGCTCAAGTGAAAGCGTGGAACGACCTCAAAGTAGTCACAACCGATCTGCAAAATAAAACAAGAGCCCTCATTTCCTTTACCGCTCCGTTTGCGATGAAGAACATCGTTTCCGAACCGGAAGGCGTAGTCAGCGGAGACGCTTCCCGTTCCGCGAGCGCGGGCAAACGAAAGATAGAAATCAAAGATCTCGCGACCTTTCATCAAATCTCTGGAGAAAAAACGGACGCGAACAAACAAATCCCCGCGGGTAAGTTCAAAATCTTTTCGGGTGATTCCGAAAAGGAAATCGAATTCACGGGAGGAACGATCCGCGATCTCGCTTCTTCCATTAAAATTTCCGCCGCGGGTCTTGTGAATACCGGACTTGTAAAAGTTGACGGTGACAATTACGTTCTTACTCTTACTGCGGGTTTATCGGGTAAGGATCGCAAACTCAAATTCGAAGATGCGAACGGAGTTTTACAAGCGGCCAATCTTGTGGGCGCGACCGAACCGGCCGACCCTCCCAAAGTGATCGGCCTCCTTCCGGAAGCGGATCAGATCTCCGTCTTTCAACCGGAAAAATACGGAATGGCCGCGGACGCAAAACCGGTTTATAAAGAAGAGAATAACAAGAAGTGGATGGAAATCGCGAGCGTAGGTTCCTTTCAGTTCGGAATTCCGACCACGGAATTAAAAAAGAACACGAGAATCGAACTGATCACTTCTACCGAGTTCGCGCCGGAAGATAAATTAGAATTAGGAATTCTTTATAAAGAAAACGATAAGGAAAAGATGATTTTCGAAACCGCTTCCAAGCAGGAAGGAAAGATCGTTTTGAACTTGAAGACGTTCCCCTCGGGTCAAAAGGCGCACAAGATTCTTTTTGCGAACTCGAGCGGAAAAACTGTACTATTAGATTCTTTGCATGTAGTGATTCCGGGAGAATTCAGAGGAGCGAAACCCGCAAAGGAAATCGCGGAAGCGAAGGACGCAGTGTTTCTCGTGGACGGGATCGAAGTCAATCGTCCCAAAAACGAAGGGCTCACCGACGTACTCGACGGAGTCTCTCTCAACCTTCTTAAAAAAACCGAAGGTCCGGTAAGCATCGACATCAAAACGGATTCCGACAAAGGTCTCGAGATGATCAAAGAATTCGTCGCTGCATACAACTCCGTTTTGAAATTCGGAAAGGACGCGACCGCGGTCGATAAAAACGCTCAGGTCAACGATGGAAAGGACGACGGCGGAGAAATCGGCCAAACCTTCTGGGAAGGAAAAACCAAAACAGGTCTTTTATCCGGAGAACATACCGTGCTTCGTTTGATCGCGGGAATGAAAACCGTCGCGAGTTCCTCGTATCCCGTGAGCGGCGAAAATCCCGTTCGAATGTTAAGCGACATCGGCATCAGCACCGGAAGCGTTGGAAGCAAATGGGCCGATATACAGGACGGATTTTTGGTTTTGGACGAAGAGAAACTTCGCGTAAAACTCGCCGAAAATCCGGACAGCGTTAGAAATCTTTTTGCGATCGATACGAACTCGGACGCGAGAATGGACACCGGGGTCGGAGTCGATCTTCTCGAACACGTCAAACCTTACACGCAATACGCGGGCGGCCTCGTTTCCGGTAAGGTAAAGATGCTCGAAGAACAAGTCACCGATAACAACAAGAAGATCAAGGAATACGAAAACCATCTCGTGAGTTACGAGAAAAAACTGAAATCCAAGTTTCTTTATATGGAACAGGGAGTCGGTAAGAACAAAGCCGTGGGCGCTTATTTGAACAACAATCTCAAAGGCGCGAGAAACGAGTGA
- a CDS encoding MIP/aquaporin family protein, which translates to MVSPFLGEFLGTFVLILLGNGVVAGVLLERSKSKDGGWIVITAGWAFAVMLGVFTSNAFGSSDAHLNPAVTLAFAIKSGDTSKLFSYIPAQIGGAFFGAVFNYLHYLPHWKETQDPGKILAVFSTEPAISHVASNFFSEFLGTFLLIVGIVSIFSPSMPGLSVHFGTFLVGILVWSIGLSMGGTTGYAINPARDLGPRLAHFLLPIAGKGSSNWKYAWLPVVAPLSGAACAGWLLGFLKI; encoded by the coding sequence ATGGTATCGCCTTTTTTGGGAGAATTTTTAGGGACCTTCGTTTTGATTCTTTTGGGAAACGGAGTCGTCGCCGGAGTTTTACTGGAACGAAGTAAATCCAAAGACGGAGGCTGGATCGTGATCACCGCCGGATGGGCCTTTGCAGTCATGCTCGGAGTTTTCACTTCGAACGCGTTCGGAAGTTCGGACGCTCATCTCAATCCTGCGGTAACGTTGGCCTTTGCGATCAAGTCGGGCGATACTTCCAAACTTTTCTCTTACATTCCGGCCCAAATCGGCGGAGCTTTTTTCGGAGCCGTATTCAATTATCTGCATTATCTTCCTCACTGGAAAGAAACTCAGGATCCCGGAAAAATTCTCGCAGTGTTCTCGACCGAACCCGCGATTTCGCATGTCGCGTCCAACTTCTTCAGCGAATTCTTGGGAACGTTCTTACTCATCGTAGGAATCGTTTCGATCTTCTCCCCTTCCATGCCCGGCTTAAGCGTTCACTTCGGAACCTTTCTCGTGGGAATTCTCGTTTGGAGCATCGGCCTTTCGATGGGAGGAACGACCGGATACGCGATCAACCCGGCGCGAGACTTGGGCCCGAGACTCGCCCATTTTCTTTTACCGATCGCAGGCAAAGGTTCTTCCAATTGGAAATACGCGTGGCTTCCGGTGGTCGCTCCGTTAAGCGGCGCGGCCTGCGCTGGATGGCTGCTCGGGTTTTTGAAAATCTGA
- a CDS encoding M23 family metallopeptidase → MRSLAFVLFLSFFSIWNLSAQPADLKGECKPKDWICVLTRTENNKVEFYVQNKTPSGEYPFVVYFNFTTLENFESDVALPFHFVSKGSPEPKKILTLSPIDAHKERSYGSSIYVRAGDISVPKSKSYAYRLPFESASRVGQGYNGKFTHNGQFPYALDFTLPEGSSVLAAREGLVIATQDKYLSGGTTPFYKDKANFIQILHRDGSIAEYAHLKHKGVLVQVGQVVKTGEKIGISGNTGFSSAPHLHFHVLKPTENFQSLESFPTSFETDEGVLDDLKEGFVYWNPSNLLPAGKLFFEEDLKICSEFVQKKLSDCEDKFNPQKRPILALEVRKPGKYDLKVEVCNPDSVCKRIDWTLQPEWKSSVSYFDWSLFPQQPGKYKIQVINDIEIIKTWVVER, encoded by the coding sequence ATGCGAAGTCTCGCCTTTGTACTATTTCTTTCGTTTTTCTCGATTTGGAACTTGTCTGCACAACCGGCAGATTTAAAAGGAGAATGCAAACCGAAGGATTGGATCTGCGTTCTAACCCGAACTGAAAACAACAAAGTAGAATTCTACGTTCAGAACAAAACCCCTTCGGGAGAATATCCGTTTGTCGTATATTTCAACTTCACGACCCTCGAAAATTTCGAGTCCGACGTTGCACTCCCGTTTCATTTCGTTTCCAAGGGAAGCCCCGAACCGAAAAAGATTCTAACGTTAAGTCCTATCGACGCACATAAGGAAAGATCTTACGGCTCCAGCATCTATGTTCGCGCAGGCGATATTTCCGTCCCGAAGTCCAAAAGCTACGCGTATCGTTTACCCTTCGAATCCGCCTCCAGAGTCGGACAAGGATATAACGGAAAGTTCACGCACAACGGACAGTTCCCCTATGCGCTTGATTTTACGCTGCCCGAAGGGAGTTCGGTCTTGGCGGCGAGAGAAGGACTTGTGATCGCAACGCAGGATAAATATTTATCCGGCGGAACGACTCCTTTCTACAAAGACAAGGCGAACTTTATTCAAATTCTTCATAGGGACGGGAGCATCGCGGAATACGCACATCTCAAACACAAAGGCGTTTTAGTTCAGGTCGGACAAGTCGTTAAAACCGGAGAAAAGATCGGAATTTCGGGCAACACCGGTTTTAGCAGCGCTCCCCATCTACACTTTCACGTATTAAAACCGACTGAAAATTTTCAAAGTTTAGAATCCTTCCCCACCTCCTTTGAGACCGACGAAGGAGTGTTAGACGATCTCAAAGAAGGGTTCGTTTATTGGAATCCTTCCAACCTTTTACCCGCGGGGAAACTTTTCTTCGAGGAAGATCTCAAAATCTGCTCGGAGTTCGTACAGAAAAAACTTTCCGACTGCGAGGATAAATTCAACCCTCAGAAAAGACCGATTCTCGCTTTGGAAGTGCGAAAGCCCGGAAAATACGATTTAAAAGTGGAAGTTTGCAATCCGGATTCGGTCTGCAAAAGGATCGATTGGACTTTACAACCGGAGTGGAAATCTTCCGTTTCCTATTTTGATTGGAGCTTGTTTCCGCAACAACCCGGAAAGTATAAAATCCAAGTCATCAACGATATCGAAATCATCAAAACCTGGGTAGTTGAAAGGTAA